The DNA window CCTCGCCGCCTGCGGCGCCGGACAGATCGCGGAGACCGCCGAGAAGAACCCCTCCATCCAGGGGGCCAACCTCGCCAGCGACAACGGCGAGTACGCGGTACGCGTCCTGCTCCTGCCGTTCCCCGGCGTCGACGGCTACCCCGCCGGCGCCGACGCGCCGCTGCACGCGGTGATCTACAACGACTCGCAACGTCCCGTCACGGTCACCGTCACCACCGGGGACGCACGCGAGGTCGTCCTCGTCAGCGCGGAGCAGCCCCCACCACCCTCGCCGGAGACACCCCCGGCGACCCGGCCCGCCTCGCCCCCCTACTCCCCGGCCCCGTCACCGACGGCCAGCGGCCCGCCGTCGGGGTCGACGACCCAGCCCGCTCGCTTCGACCTGCCCCCGCCCAGTTTCGTGCGGTTCAACGACCAGGCCGGCCGCCACTTCCCGGCTTCTCCGTCTTAACGAGTCACTGCGCTCGGGCCAGAACGCGACGGTGACCTTCGACTTCGGCAACGGCCAGCGGGTCACCGGACCGGCGCCGGTCGCCGCGCCGTTGATTTCCGTCGCGCCGCCCCCGCTGATCGGGCCCGCGGAGGCCGGGACCCGCGCAGCCGGCTGACCCCCCGCGCCGGCCCGCCAGGGCCCGACTGTTTTCCCTGCTGGCGCCTCGGGTAGGAGGAAGATGCTCGCACAGCCGATCGAGCGGTCGGATCGACCGTGAAAGGGGGTGCGCGATGCGGGTGTTGGCGGGACGCTACCGCCTGGTGCGGCAGGTCGGCCGGGGTGGGTCGGCCGTCGTCTGGCAGGCGGTGGACGAACTTCTCGACCGCACCGTCGCGGTCAAGTTGCTCGCCCCCGGTCCGGCGGAGGACCCCCGGTGGCGTGGGGCCGTGCGCGGCGAGGCGCGGGCCGCGGCGCGGCTGGACCACCCGAACGTCGCGGCGGTCTACGACTACGGTGAGGCCCGGCTGTCGGGGCTGCGGCGGGTGCCCTTCCTGGTGCTGCAGTACGTCGAGGGCGAGACGCTCGCCGACCGGTTGCACCGGGTCGGCGCGCTGGGCTGGCCCGACGGTGGACGGATCTGCGCGCAGGTCGCGGCCGGGCTCGCCGCGGTCCACGAGGCGGGGCTGGTCCATCGCGACGTCAAGCCGGGCAACGTGCTGCTCGCGCCGGACGGGGCGAAACTGGTCGACCTCGGCGTGGCGCTCGCCGTCGGCGCCGCCACTGTCGACGGCCGGGGCGAGATCCGCGGCACGCCCTCGCACATGTCGCCCGAGCAGTTGCGCGGCGAACCCGCCGTGCCCGCGTGCGACGTCTACGCGCTCGGCCTCCTGCTCACCGAATGCCTCACCGGGCGGCCCCCCGCCCAACCCGGCCGGCACGGCCGCGACGACCACGAGGCGACGCTGCGGGTCGAGGGGGTGATCGAGGCCGTCGACGAGCTGCGTCGCCGCTGCCTCGCACCCGACCCCGCCGAGCGGCCGAGCGCGGGAACCGTGGCGCGGATCCTCGCCGGCGCCGGCGCTGCCGCATCGGCGCCGGCGCCGATGCGGCCGGCCGTCGGCGCGCGCCAGGACCTCCGGCCCACGACCCCCGCGTCACCGGGCAGCGGCCGGCGGACGACGCTGCGACGCGCCGCGCTGGCGGGTGGTCTGCCGGTCGTCCTGGCGGGCGCGCTGCTCGTCGCCCAACTGTCCGGGTCCGGTTCGACGCCGGACGCCTACGGCGCGTCCGAGGCGACACCGAGCCCGACCTTCGGTTGCACCGTCACCTACTCCGCCGAGCGTGCGCAGGGCACGTTCGGCGCGGAAGTCACCGTCGAGGTGACCGGCCGGCAGCCGACGGGGCGGCAGGTGCTGCACTTCCGACTCTCCCCCGGCCAGCACCTGGACGCGCCGATGGACCGGTGGCAGTCGGGGCGGCAGGTGCGGCTGCCCCTGCCGTCGGACACCTCGGCGCCGATCCGGGTGCCGCTGCGGGGGACCTACACCGAGCCGGCCCGGTCCGGTCCGGACGGCTTCGCGCTCGCCGGCGTGCCCTGCCGCAGATCCGCGGCGCTGGTCACCATCGCCGGCGGCGACGAGCCGGAGTCGAGCGCGCCGGCGACGCGCGCACCGCGCGCCCGGGTCGACGAACCGGCGCCGCCGCGCACCACCGGGCCGGCGACGACGCCACCGCAGCCCACCGCGGAGCAGACTCCGGCGAGCCCGCCGCCGGCGACCGGGAAGCCCACCGAGAGCGTCAAGCCGTCACCGTCACCGTCGACGTCCACCACCCCCGCGCCGTCGGCCAGCCCGACCGGCTCCGCCGAACCGACCACCAGCCCGTCCGCATCCGCGTCGGCGCCGCCCGGCACGGATGCGCCGGCCACCCCCGCCGATCCGACCTCGGCCGCGCCGACCGGCGACCCCGCGCCGACCGGGACCGACGTCCCGGTCTGACCGCCCGCCCCGGGGGAACGTCACCGCCCGCCGCGAGCGGCGTCGGTGACGGCGTCCGGCAGTCGTTCGATCAGCAGCAACGCGAGGTCGTCGCGGGGTTCACCGTCGACGTGCGCCCGCACCACGCGCCAGATGGCGTCGAGCGCCCGGGGCAGCGAGGGAGCGGACAGCGGACGGTCGAGCAGCCGGAGCGGTAAGAACCGGCCACCGTCGTCGCGCGCCTCGATCAGGCCGTCGGTGTAGAGCAGCAGGCGGTCCCCGATCGACCAGGGGTGGCGCGTCGGCGGGTCACGCCGGCCGCCCAGCCCCAGCGGCCGGCCCGGCTCGGTCTCGCCGAGCGGCACCGGCGAGCGCCCGGGACGGTGTCGCAGCGGCATGGGATGCCCGCAACTCGTCACCCACAGGTCCGGCCCGCGGACCTCCAGCAGGACGGCCGTGACGAAGGTTACCCCGTAGGTGGGCCTCGGTTCCCGAGCGACCAGGGCGTCGAGGTCGGTGGCCACCTGCTCCAACCGGTCGCGCACGATCGCGGACTGCCGGAACGCGCCGATCACCGCCGAGGCGAGCTGCACCGCCGGCAGTCCCTTGCCGCACACGTCGCCGATGATGACGCGCAGCCGGTCCGGCCCCGGCACCACCTCGTAGAGGTCCCCGCCCACCCCCGCGCCCCGCTGCGCGGAGACGTACCGGGCACCCAGCGCGACGGACCCGATCGTGGGTGGGATCTCCCGCAGGATGGCCTTCTGGGTGACCCGCACGATCTCGCTCATCCGGCGGATCCGCTCCTCGCGCACCGTGCGGGCCCGGGACACGTACAGTGCCGCGATGCTGACCGCGATGACCACGGCCACCCGCAGGACGTGGTCGAGGCTGCCCAGCGTCTGACTCGGCAGGCCGGCCAGGACCGCCGCGACCGTCGCCGCGGCGGACGCGACAGCGGTACGTCTCGGCGTGTCCACCGCGGCGGCCAGCAACGGGGCCAGGCCCAGGAATCCGATGAGCACCGCGTGCGCGGCCGCCGCCACGTCGACCAGCAACACGACGCCGATGAGAGCCAGCGCGGCGGGCAGCCCGAGCCACGATCGGTGGCCGGCCTCCGCGGAGCCCTCCGGGTCAGTCATCGACGGTGCCCCCGTCCGCCGCCATCGGATCGGACCGGCCGGCGAGGGACCGCGACTCCAGCCTCGCCCGCAGCGCGGCGATCTCCTCCCGGAGGGCCGCGACGTCGGCGGCGGTGGCCGGCTCGGGACGGTCCCGGTCGGCGACCCGCTCGACGATCCAGGTCGCGAGCGACCCGGTCACGAAACCGATCAGGCCGATCCCGCCGACCATCAGGCCGAGCGCGACCAGGCGACCCGCCGTGGTCACCGGGAAGAGGTCGCCGTACCCGACGGTCGTGATCGTCACCGCGGCCCACCAGAGAGCGTCGGTGAACGACGTGATCGAGGCGTCCGGCGCGTCCCGCTCCGCGTCGAGCACCGCCAGGGCCGACACGACCACCAGCAGCACGGTCGTGGCACTGACATACAGGGCGAGGCGGCCACGGGCCCAGCCGGTCGTGCGCCGGGTCAGGTTCAGCACGACCGTGACCAGCCGGAGAGCGCGCAGCGGACGCAGGAACGGCAGCACGAGCACCGTCAGGTCGAACAGGTGGGTGCGCAGGAACCGCAAGCGGTCACCGGCAAGAGCGAACCGCACCAACAGGTCGACCCAGAAGAGCAGCCAGATCGCCACGCTGGTGGCCTCGCAGGCGAGCACCCACCGGTCGGGAAGCCGCGGCACGAGGATGGGCCACGCGTAGGCGCCGAGGAAGACGACGGACAGCAGGGTCAACGGGGCGGCACTGAGCTGCTCCCAGCGCCCGACCGCCCGCTGTCGGAACCCGTCGCGCTCGCCGGACACCACCCCCACCGCCTTCCCTGCACCCGTGCAACCATTGTGTGGTGGAACTCTACGTCCCGCCCGACGAGCCGGTGCCGGACCCCGAGTCGGCGCTCGTCGACGGCCTGGCCGCGCTGAGCCGGGTGCTGGTGGGCTTCACCGCGCGAACGCTGGCCGGCCTCGACGCGGAGCTGACCCTTCCCCAGTACCGCACGCTGGTGCTGCTCGCCGCACGCGGACCGCTGCGGACGGTCGACCTCGCCACCGCCCTCGAGGTCCACCCGTCGACCGCGACCCGCACCTGCGACCGACTGGTCCGACGCGGCCTGGTGGCCCGCCGGCAGGGCACCACCGACCGACGGGTCGCCTGGCTGACCCCCACCGAGGCCGGACGTGACCTGGTCGCCCAGGTGGTCCATGGGCGGACCGACCGAATCCGCGATCTTGTCCGCCGCGCGGACGGGGTCCGTCGGGCGACCGCGGCCGATCTCGTCAACGCGCTGGTCGAAGCGGCCGGCGAGCCGACGGAGAGCCGGTGGTGGCGCGACTGGGCGGCCCAACGCGAGGACAGGACCGGACCCCCCGGGCAGCCGCGCGCTACTCCGCCCTCGACTGCGGGTCGGTAGTCGCGCCGTCGCGAAGGTCGGCGCCCCGACCGGCTCCGTCGCGGTCCGCCGCGCTCGGGCCGGCCGTCGCCCGCCGCCCGGTTCCGTCGCCGCGGGCCCGCCGGATCCGGCGCAGCACGCCGTGCCAGTTGGGGACCTCCGAGCTGTCGTCGAACGCCCGGGCGACCACCACATCGGTCGAGGAGTGCGCCAGAATCGAGATGACGATTGTCAACGCGACGAGGTGGAACACCTCGTCCGCGGCGCCGATGCCGGCCTCGAGGACGAGCAGCCCGTAGACCACCGAGGCGAAGCCCTTGGGGCCGAACCACATCGCCGCGGCCTGCTCGCGCAGGCTCAGCCCGGACCGCAGGAAGGACACCCACAGCGCGACCGGCCGGGCCACCACGATCGCCAGCAGGGCGAACACCCACCCGGTCCACGGAATCTCGCCGAGGAACTCCACCGAGATCAGCGCACCGAACACCAGCAACGCGGCCAGCTTCAGCAGTTCGGCGACGTTCTCCCCGAAGTGCTCGAACGCGGCGCGCTCCCGCGGTCCGAAGGTCGCCACCGTGATGCCGGCGGCGAACGCGGCCAGGAACAGGTTGCCGTGGGTGACCTTGCCCAGCGCCAGCACCAGCAGCCCGATCGCCACGCCGTTCAACGGCGCGTAGGCCGCGGACGCGGCGAACCACCGGGTGCGCTCCAGCGCGATGGCGGCCAGCGGCACCAGCACGCCGATCAGCAGTCCGACCGCCAGTTCGGTGCCCAGCTCTCCCAGGTGCAGGTCCTCCGAGCCGGCCGCGACCGCCAGCAGCACCACCACGAAGGGCAGGGCGAGACCGTCGTTCACGCCGGACTCGACGTTGAGCAGGTGCCGGAGCCGGGCGGGCACCTTGTCGTTGCCGACCAGCGCGGCCGCGAAGACCGGGTCGGTCGGGGCGAGGATCGCCCCGATCAGCAGCGCCTCGGGCCAATCGAGACCGGCGACGTAGTGGGCGAGCACCGCGGTGACGAGCAGGGTGAGCGGCAGGCCCCAGCCCAGCGCGCGGCCGGGCAGCCGCCACGCCGAGCGTAGGTCGGCCCAGCCGACGCGCATGCCGTCGGTGAACAGCACCGCGAACAGCGCCAGCTCGGCCAGTTGCGCCACGATCGGAGAGTCGGCGCGCAGGTGCAGCACGCCGGTGGTGTCCTCGCCGAGCAGGAAACCGGCCACCAGGAACAGCGCCGCGGTGGACAGGATGGTGCGGTGGGCCAATGCGGAGACGAGCACTGCGGCCAGCAGGACGGCAGCGAAGCACAACAACAGCACGGGAAACCTCCGGGGCGCGGACCAGCACGGTGCCGACCAGACTTCCCGGCGCTCCACGGATCCTGGCGATCATAACGGCCGCCGACGAGCGGCGCGACGGCGGTGAGCGGCAGACCCCCGTGCCGCGCTGTCCGAGGCGTGGCGCACCGGAGTACGGTGAGATCCGGTGCGCCGGGAAGCCTGGTCGGCAGTCGTGACACGTCGTCGACCGGAGGCACCCGTGGCCGCAACCGCCATCCGCACGCAGCACCTGACCAAACGCTACGGCGGACTGCTGGCCCTCGACGGGCTGGACCTCACGGTGCCGGCCGGCGAGGTGTTCGGGTTCCTCGGTCCCAACGGGGCCGGGAAGTCCACCACGATCCGGCTGCTGCTCGGCCTGGCCCGGCCCACCGCCGGCCGGGCCTGGATCTTCGACGCCGACGCCGAGGATGTCGCCGCGGCGCACCGGTTGTTGGCGTACGTGCCGGCCGACGTGGCGTTGTGGCCCCAGCTCACCGGGGCGGAGATCCTGGAGCTGCTCGCCGCCATCGGGCCGGGTGTCGATCGCGCCTACCGCGACGAGCTGGTGGAACGCTTCGCGCTCGACCTGTCCGTCCCGGCCCGCGCCTACTCCACGGGTAACCGGCAGAAGGTGGCCCTGGTCGCGGCGTTCGCCACCCGTGCGCCGCTGCTGGTCCTCGACGAGCCGACCAGTGGTCTGGATCCCCTGATGGAACTCCAGTTCCGCCGCGCCGTCGCGGTCGCCCGCGACAACGGGCGGACGGTCTTCCTCTGCTCGCACCAACTGGCGGAGGTCGAGGCGGTCTGCGACCGGGTGGGGATCGTGCGTGCCGGTCGGCTCGTCGACGTCGCCACCGTCGACGAACTGCGCCGCCTGCACCGTACCGAGGTGACCACCCGTTTCACCGGCCCCGCACCCGACCTGCGCGACGTGGCCGGCGTCGAGATCGTCGCGCAGGACGGCGGAATGCTCCGCTTCGCCATGACCGGGTCGCCCGCACCGGCGCTGCGCGCGCTCGCCGCCGCTGAGGTCAGCGCGCTCACGGTGCGGGAACCCAGTCTGGAGGAGATCTTCCTCGACTACTACGGCGAGTCGGCCCGATGACCGCCACCGCCCCGGCGGGGGCCGGCCACCGGGACCGTTCGACCGCCGGCCGGGCCGTCACCCGGCTCGCCGTCCGGCAGGTACGCCGGGGGGCGTTCGTCGTGCTGACCGTGACGGTCGGCATGTCGGTGCTGGTCGCCGCCACCTACACCAGCACGATCGCCGAGGGTGGCGGCGCGCGGGCCCTCGCCGCCCTGGCCGGGAACCCCGCGGTCCGCACGCTGTTCGGCGAACCGGTCGCCCTCGACACGGTCGGCGGTTTCACGGTCTGGCGCACCGGCGTCGTCCTCGCCGTGCTGCTCTCGGTCTGGGGGACGCTGGTCACCACCCGCGTGACCCGGGGCGAGGAGGAGGCCGGCCGGTGGGACCTGCTGCTCGCCGGCCGGCTGAGCCCGCCGGTGCTGCTCGGCCGGCATCTCACGGTGCTGACGGCCGCGATGATCCTGACCGGGACCGCGCTCGCCGTGGCGCTCACCGCGGCTGGCACCCCGGCCGGCGGGGCGCTCCTGCACGCCGCCGGCCTGGCGCTCGCCGGCACGGTGGCGGTCACGGCGGCGGCCCTCGCCGCGCAGGTCTTCCCGACGCGATCGGGGGCGACCGGGGCCGCGCTGGCGTTCCTCGGCGTGGGACTGTTGGCCCGGATGGTCGGTGACGGCGTCACCGTCCTCGGCTGGCTGCGCTGGCTGCCGCCCTACGGCCCGCCGGCGCTGATCCGACCCTATCGGGACGACCGGTGGACACCCCTGGTCGTCCTCGCGCTCACCGCCGTCGCGCTCGCCGCCGGCGCGCTCGCCCTGGCCGGGCGGCGGGACGCCCGGGACGGGCTGCTCGCCCCCGCCACCGGCCGGCCGCCACGGCTGCGGCTCCTCGGCTCGGTGAGCGCCTTCGCCATCCGGCGGCTGCTGCGGCCGTTGGCCGGTTGGTCGGCCGCCGTCGGCGCCTACTTCCTGCTGATCGGCATGCTCGCCGACTCACTGACCGGCTTCCTCGCCGACAACCCCCGCTTCGCCGACCTGGCGGCACAGGCGGGCTTCGCCGGCCTCGGCACGGTCCGTGGGTACGCCGCGACGCTGTTCGCGCTCCTCGCCGTCCCGGTCGGCGCGTTCACCGCCGTCCGCCTCGCCGCGCTCGCCGCCGCCGAGACCAGCGGACGCCTGACCCTGCTGCACGCCGGGCCGGTCAGCCGCGCCCGACTGCTCGGCGTCGAGATCCGCACCACCGCGGCCGGCGCGGCGGTCCTCGGCACCGTCGCCGGGGCGGCGGCGTGGCTCGGCGCGGCCCTGGTCGGCGCGAACCTGCCGCTGTCGGCGGCGCTCGCCGGCGCCTGGAACGCGCTGCCGGTCGCGTTGCTCAGCCTCGCCGCCGCGACCGTCGCCCTCGGCCGCGCACCGCAGGGCGTGGTGGCGTGGGGGATGGTGCCGACCGCCGGCGGGTTCCTGCTCACCGTCGTCGCCGACAGCGTCCACCTGCCGGGTTGGGTGAGCGCGCTGTCGCCGTACGGCAATCTCGCGGCCGTGCCGCAGACGGCGCCCGACTGGCCCGCCCTGGCCGTCGTGGGCGCCGTGACGATCGCGGTGGTCGTGGCCGGCCAGCACGCCTATAAGCGACGCGACCTGCGGCAGTAGACCGTGGTCGGCGTCGCGGTGGCGTCGACCGCCCGGTGCCGCCGCACAACGCCGGGGTCAGACCGCGAGGGCCGCGCGCACCTCCCGCTCCGCCGTGGCTCCCCCGTCGCCGTGCGAGGTGACCCGGCCGGATTCGAGGACGTGGTAGCGGTTCGCCACCCGCAGCGCGAACCCGAGGTGCTGCTCGACGAGCAGCACGCTGAAGCCGGACCGCCGGGTCAGCGCGACGATCCGCTCCTGGATCTCGGCGACCACCGACGGCTGGATGCCCTCGGTCGGCTCGTCGAGCATGAGCAGCCGCGGCCGGGTGATCAACGCGCGGGCGACGGCGAGTTGCTGACGCTGACCACCGGAGAGCAGCCCGGCCCGCCGCCGCAGCAGCGGACGCAGCGCCGGGAACAGGTCCAGCGCCTCCGCCGTCGCCACCGCGCCGTCGCGCCGGCCGTCGGCGACGAGACGCAGGTTCTCCGCCGCCGTCAGGTGCGGGAAGCACTGCTGGCCCTGCGGGACGTACGCCATGC is part of the Micromonospora sp. WMMD980 genome and encodes:
- a CDS encoding protein kinase, giving the protein MRVLAGRYRLVRQVGRGGSAVVWQAVDELLDRTVAVKLLAPGPAEDPRWRGAVRGEARAAARLDHPNVAAVYDYGEARLSGLRRVPFLVLQYVEGETLADRLHRVGALGWPDGGRICAQVAAGLAAVHEAGLVHRDVKPGNVLLAPDGAKLVDLGVALAVGAATVDGRGEIRGTPSHMSPEQLRGEPAVPACDVYALGLLLTECLTGRPPAQPGRHGRDDHEATLRVEGVIEAVDELRRRCLAPDPAERPSAGTVARILAGAGAAASAPAPMRPAVGARQDLRPTTPASPGSGRRTTLRRAALAGGLPVVLAGALLVAQLSGSGSTPDAYGASEATPSPTFGCTVTYSAERAQGTFGAEVTVEVTGRQPTGRQVLHFRLSPGQHLDAPMDRWQSGRQVRLPLPSDTSAPIRVPLRGTYTEPARSGPDGFALAGVPCRRSAALVTIAGGDEPESSAPATRAPRARVDEPAPPRTTGPATTPPQPTAEQTPASPPPATGKPTESVKPSPSPSTSTTPAPSASPTGSAEPTTSPSASASAPPGTDAPATPADPTSAAPTGDPAPTGTDVPV
- a CDS encoding PP2C family protein-serine/threonine phosphatase, encoding MTDPEGSAEAGHRSWLGLPAALALIGVVLLVDVAAAAHAVLIGFLGLAPLLAAAVDTPRRTAVASAAATVAAVLAGLPSQTLGSLDHVLRVAVVIAVSIAALYVSRARTVREERIRRMSEIVRVTQKAILREIPPTIGSVALGARYVSAQRGAGVGGDLYEVVPGPDRLRVIIGDVCGKGLPAVQLASAVIGAFRQSAIVRDRLEQVATDLDALVAREPRPTYGVTFVTAVLLEVRGPDLWVTSCGHPMPLRHRPGRSPVPLGETEPGRPLGLGGRRDPPTRHPWSIGDRLLLYTDGLIEARDDGGRFLPLRLLDRPLSAPSLPRALDAIWRVVRAHVDGEPRDDLALLLIERLPDAVTDAARGGR
- a CDS encoding potassium channel family protein; the encoded protein is MSGERDGFRQRAVGRWEQLSAAPLTLLSVVFLGAYAWPILVPRLPDRWVLACEATSVAIWLLFWVDLLVRFALAGDRLRFLRTHLFDLTVLVLPFLRPLRALRLVTVVLNLTRRTTGWARGRLALYVSATTVLLVVVSALAVLDAERDAPDASITSFTDALWWAAVTITTVGYGDLFPVTTAGRLVALGLMVGGIGLIGFVTGSLATWIVERVADRDRPEPATAADVAALREEIAALRARLESRSLAGRSDPMAADGGTVDD
- a CDS encoding MarR family transcriptional regulator — translated: MELYVPPDEPVPDPESALVDGLAALSRVLVGFTARTLAGLDAELTLPQYRTLVLLAARGPLRTVDLATALEVHPSTATRTCDRLVRRGLVARRQGTTDRRVAWLTPTEAGRDLVAQVVHGRTDRIRDLVRRADGVRRATAADLVNALVEAAGEPTESRWWRDWAAQREDRTGPPGQPRATPPSTAGR
- a CDS encoding cation:proton antiporter, which codes for MLLLCFAAVLLAAVLVSALAHRTILSTAALFLVAGFLLGEDTTGVLHLRADSPIVAQLAELALFAVLFTDGMRVGWADLRSAWRLPGRALGWGLPLTLLVTAVLAHYVAGLDWPEALLIGAILAPTDPVFAAALVGNDKVPARLRHLLNVESGVNDGLALPFVVVLLAVAAGSEDLHLGELGTELAVGLLIGVLVPLAAIALERTRWFAASAAYAPLNGVAIGLLVLALGKVTHGNLFLAAFAAGITVATFGPRERAAFEHFGENVAELLKLAALLVFGALISVEFLGEIPWTGWVFALLAIVVARPVALWVSFLRSGLSLREQAAAMWFGPKGFASVVYGLLVLEAGIGAADEVFHLVALTIVISILAHSSTDVVVARAFDDSSEVPNWHGVLRRIRRARGDGTGRRATAGPSAADRDGAGRGADLRDGATTDPQSRAE
- a CDS encoding ABC transporter ATP-binding protein, producing MAATAIRTQHLTKRYGGLLALDGLDLTVPAGEVFGFLGPNGAGKSTTIRLLLGLARPTAGRAWIFDADAEDVAAAHRLLAYVPADVALWPQLTGAEILELLAAIGPGVDRAYRDELVERFALDLSVPARAYSTGNRQKVALVAAFATRAPLLVLDEPTSGLDPLMELQFRRAVAVARDNGRTVFLCSHQLAEVEAVCDRVGIVRAGRLVDVATVDELRRLHRTEVTTRFTGPAPDLRDVAGVEIVAQDGGMLRFAMTGSPAPALRALAAAEVSALTVREPSLEEIFLDYYGESAR
- the urtE gene encoding urea ABC transporter ATP-binding subunit UrtE, which codes for MLTLRGVHAGYGRSRVLHGVDLAVPPDGVAAVLGHNGAGKSTLLRVAAGLLRPTAGAVELDGEDVTRLAPHERVARGMAYVPQGQQCFPHLTAAENLRLVADGRRDGAVATAEALDLFPALRPLLRRRAGLLSGGQRQQLAVARALITRPRLLMLDEPTEGIQPSVVAEIQERIVALTRRSGFSVLLVEQHLGFALRVANRYHVLESGRVTSHGDGGATAEREVRAALAV